In Edaphobacter aggregans, the sequence TGGAAGTAGCGTTCGAGGCGTTTGCGCGTCGTCAACGTTTGGGCTCGCTGGAAACTAGAATGAGAGGAATTGTGTACAGAATAGCTTGAGAGGGTGCAAATGACCGCAGAAGATGTAAAGAAACTGCTGGGACTCGTACCGCATCCGCGCGAGGGAGGGTGGTATGTGCGGACGTATGAAGCTGCCGAGACTGTTGCAGCGGAGGCTTTTGGAGATGCGCGGTATCCAAGCGCGCGGCGGATGGGGACGGCAATCTACTATCTGCTGGAGCCAGGGACGTTCAGCGAGATGCATCGGCTGAAGAGCGATGAGGTATTTCATTTTTATGTGGGCGATGCAGTGGAGATGCTGCAGTTGCTGGCCGATGGCAGTGGGAGGACAGTGGTGATAGGGAACGATCTTGCCTCTGGGCAGAGACCTCAGGTTGTGGTGGAGCGGAATGTCTGGCAGGGTTCGCGCCTGGTTAGAGGAGGGAAGTGGGCGCTGCTCGGTTGTACGGTGAGTCCGGGGTTTGAGTTCGAGGATTATGACGCAGGGGGCCGTGCGTCACTGAGCGAGGGGTGGCCGGAGTTTGCTGAAATGATTGCGGCTCTGACGCGAGACTGATGTGCTGGATGGGGGAGACACGCTGCTATAAAGTGGCGCGCGTCCCTATGAGTTTTGTGCTGAGTTCAACCCGGCTTAGCGATGATAGAAGGACTGATCGTAGCCGCGTAGGTAGGCACTCCGGAAGGCATCGCGATAAGGCCCGAAGGGTCCCAATGCCGGATCGTAGCCGGGCGTGTCGTGATATTTGCGGTCACGTCGCGGTTGATGGCCGAAGCCGTTATAAGCATCGCGTGCTCCATCTTCAGCGCCAGC encodes:
- a CDS encoding cupin domain-containing protein, producing the protein MTAEDVKKLLGLVPHPREGGWYVRTYEAAETVAAEAFGDARYPSARRMGTAIYYLLEPGTFSEMHRLKSDEVFHFYVGDAVEMLQLLADGSGRTVVIGNDLASGQRPQVVVERNVWQGSRLVRGGKWALLGCTVSPGFEFEDYDAGGRASLSEGWPEFAEMIAALTRD